ttctttttttccctgtccCATGGAGGTCTCAACACACGTTGACCATGATGACAACTTTCCCCCTTGACTATGGTTTGAGTCTTCGCACACCATCTGGCTTCTGCTTCTATAGGCCAACCTAATTTTATACAGAATGATGTCCTTTCCTGATAGGGTTGTCATTGAAAAAGGAGGCTGCATGTGGCGCTTATGGTTTTCAGTAAAACTTACATATTTGAACAGATTCTGTACTGAGCACTTTACATAGAAAATtgaatttaatcttcacaaaagcTTATGCCATGGACAGGAAAACCAGATTTAACTGAGAGGTAGTAGTCAAACTGCCCAGGGCCTCCAGTCAAGCTAGTTGGTGGTAAAGTGAGAATTCCGATGCAGGAAACCTGATTCTGAATACTGCCCTGTTCTAAAGGTTTTACTAAAGAATTCACTAACACATGTAATTATATTCAAGTTAGCATATAATTATAAAGTTGTATCTTGTCCTctatgtgtgctgagtcactcagtcgtgtctgactctttgtgaccccatgaactgtagccagccaggcttctctgtcgatgggatattcaggtaagaatactgaagtgggttgccacttccttctccaggggatcttcccaacctagggattaaacATGCATCTTCCACACtgttgggcagattctttacctctgagccacctgggactcaAGTTTACTTCTCTAGTGTTCATCTAAGCACTCTGAGACCTGGAATAGGTCATATGCTTTCTGCATATTTCCCCAGGATCTAGCATCAATTCTATGTGCTTCTGAATTCCATCAGATTGGCAATATTGACCAGACGGGAACACTTGAGGAACTAGATAGAATGTAGACTAACCACACCATCCTATAGAAACACAAATAACAGAACCAAGAAGAGGAGTCAGAAAGGATTTTAAACCCTGGTGCTAAGCACTAGATCACCATGTGTGTCTAGTGATTTATGTATAAAATGTCTGTAGTTGAGAGGAGGTCACTCAGACATTTAAAGAACCATTAAGGTTGAATAATGTGTGCTCTATATTTAATTCATGAAAATGCAAACCCTAAAAATTGGTACAAAAAGGTCAAATTCCTCATATTCAGAGCAGTTTTTCCTTTGAGCTCCAAATAGGTACAAAATTAAGTTGAAAGAACATACTGTAActactgatgattttttttttccattaagggGAAGGTATATGTTCCAAAACATCTGACCACACTCCAAAGTTCCAAAAAGTTACTCCTTTGTGGGTACCTCTCCACGCAGGCATCTAAGCTATTCTAATAACTGTGCACCTAATTCACTAATAATCTTCTGACAAATGGTTTTCAGAGCTTTGTCTTCTATAAAACTGGCTGCTGTAGCACAGTTAGAGGAGAGGTGGTAAATCTTACAGTTTGGATGACAGCCTGTGAAATCCAAATCAAGGGCTATAAAGgtcttcaagaaaaaaattatgtattcttTGACAGCATGATTACTGTTCTGTTATTTTGGGAGGCTGTTTCAAAGAATCACTTAACATTTCATGCATACATCACTTTTACTACCAAATATCATTTGTGACATTAGTTAATTAAAAACTGTTAGTTaatatgccatttttttttttaagctggagaatgtatttttattcttgtAGTTTTATACTAGGAAGTCAACATTTAATAATCCATTATTCACAAttgaattataaaaatttttaatcctTAAATTGTACATCAATATCCTATGACTCCAAATTTTATCACTCTCCTTCAAGTCTGAAGAAAACGATCATGTAATTTAGTAACTTCTACAGACAGCAAAGTCCCACTGACATAACATTTAGTCTGAAGTCCTACACTCAGATGAGAATTAAGAACAGCCAGTATCTAACTGGCCTGAAACCTGACTGTGTTCCTGGCTCAGGATTCCTGTAGTAAATCTGTAAGTCCACActaagacacaaaaataaaccagGGTGTGTACGTCATATAAAAACTTGacagtaaaaataacaaaaatgttaacaaatttCAACCATATTACAGTTTCCATCCAATTAGCATTCAAAATGCCTGATTAACTGAAttaaatgcaattttttaaaatgtttgcccAGCATTTCAAAATGGTTatggagtataacttttaaaatgtcaaagtaTGCTGTACATATTGCACTTTTCTGCTAGGCTGGGCTAGTATCCTCCATGGCAAGATACCAAAGCTAttgaataaaatatactttaaaatcatAGGTAATTGATTCATTTCCctgaaatcatcatcatcatcatcatcaccaaaaCCTTCCAGGATTTTGTAAGATTTGATTccttaaatacaattttaaagtttaacttaaggagaaaaaaaaaagacccccatATATTTtgacttatttccttttttggtCATTCAGTGACCAAAGagaattttaaacaaattatgtttcatgttttctggcttaataaaaagctaaaatttcTATtatccaaatttaaaaaattttactaatcagaagctattttcaaaagtcTCTGTATGTCTGTCTGTAGGTCCTCTTAGAACCTTTCCAAACTTTCATAAACAATAGCTTTTAAACAATTATGTATTAGAATCAAATTAGGTAAGGAAaacattttgcaaaaataaaattacttcccAATATGCTTGACAGAAACAAgctattcattttcatttgttttccattGAAGACATTACTGAAATCTGTCCAATGGTTTATTTCCAACCGGTCCACTATGAAATTCTTCGGAATGTTTTAAGATTGGCTGTAGCTAGAGTTCTGACTTCCATTTGGACCCTGCTCTCCTTCACTGTTTGGAGGAGGTTTTGGTTTCGGCATCTTACTAAGAatagttgccatttcttttctctcatcaAAATTTTTCCACTGctcatacaattttaaaataacccTGATTATTTCCAAAATCTTCTCCATATCCACAGAAAGCTCAGCAAACCACTGTCTGGCatctttctgctgtacaacacagGCCACATGCAGGCAAGCTAAAGCTATCATGAAAGGAGGATACAGTAGGCAAAGATCCATTCTGTAGGTATCATTCACTATCCTCCATGCAAGGGGAAGCAACATGTCTTCTTGGCCCATGTCCTGCACATACTGGAGCAAAGGTCTATAAGGATGATACACTATCAAGCAACAATCCATTAATTCTAAAAGATAGAATTCACATTCTAATACATGGTTCATCTTATAAGGAAATTCCTTTGGAAAGGCATATGAAAATCTAGTTTTCAATACAGAAGTAGCAGCAGCAATCAATCTTGTATTTGAGACTACTCCAAATTCCTCTACTTTGGATGCCAAAAACACACATGTAGGAGCCATTAATACAGGATCTATACTTTTCAGAGAATACCTTGCATAGAATCTCTTGAAATAGACCATAGCAGTGGCAATAACTTGTTGTCTTAATTTAAGATGTTCACCTAGTGCTTGGATAACATTTGTAAAAAATATCTGTAATTTCCAATACTCTTCTTCTGAGAGAAACTTTAAATCCTTTTGGCGTTCCTTCAACAGATCTTGTTTATCCAAAATCCATTGTAAATAGTGGGAGCTCTGCCAAAAGTTCCCTGCCATGGAACACAGCTTGCCCTGATAAAAAAGCACCAGCCGGCGGAACGGCCAGCGGAGCGACCATAGACCCAACCCTCCCGGTCACCGCGCTCCTTGATCTGATGGGCTCAGCTCCGCTCCGCGGCGGCGAATATATATGccattttttaagtttaattcagGAGATACCATTAACTAGACAGGTTATCCATGTTGAAAACAAGTATAAATATTTCTGTTGGAAACTGAAGACTAACAAAATTAAGATGACTGTCTTTGATAGATTTTATTACTTGAATGATCTGGTAAGACCCACAGATGAGATGAGTAACACAGAAAAGGCTTTGTTATTCAGTGTTTCATAGAGGAGGGAATATGCCATAACCTGGAGGTAAAGAAGGGGTGGTACCTGTGGACAAAAGCCTTCCTTGTAGGTTCTTTGGTAAAGAATGATAAAACAGAATCAACAACTTTAGAACTGAATTGTCTGCATAATTTCAGAGTGCTCTGGGGCAGAGAAGCTGTCCCTAGTTGTCTGATAATTGGTCCTGGAATGAGCTGGGCAGGTAGATAGTGGCTCAGTGAGAGAGCACCATCAAGGAGGTGGCTATGGGTATAGGCCCTTGACTAGTTTGTTTGCATTTGAAAAGTACTGTCACTGGGCAGACTATTTACCATCTCTCGGAATTTCTCTAGCCCTTGGAGGAGGAATTCTTCCTGGGTCAACAAAACTCCACCTGTCCAAGCATTTGAATAGAGAAAACAGAAGGCATGGTTATTACAATGATGCTTATCAAGACTTGAGAGCCAGAGCACTAAAATCACATTGGAAATGTTCAGAAGaacaatgcattttttttaaagaggaaatttcCCTTCTAGCAATACTCATCTTTACTTTATGGTAAACTACTAACAACTTTGAGGTATGACACACATAGCACATATTTACATGTAAAATTTAACTTTGACACATGTATGCATCTATGGAACCATCACAGTTAACAAAATGCACatatttataaatttcaaaaGTTGATGTGTACCCACTTGTAGTTCATCAGTCTTGACCTTCTCTATTCCCATTTTCTATTTCCCAATAACCAACTAATATGATTTTTGTCATAATGGAATACAATACATTTTATAGAATTTTccataaaatgtgatttttttgatCATGCTTCAACTCAACActattatttttgagatttatatctactgttaattttttaaaaaattagtttctttattttaattggaggctaattattttataatattgtagtgttttttttgtttttttgttttttttaccatgcattgacatgaatcagccatgggtgtacatgtgtcccccatcctgaaccccctcccacctcactccccatcctatacctcagggttgtcccagtgaaccagctttgagtgccctgtttcatgcatcaaacttggactggtaatctatttcacatatggtaatatgcatgtttcaatgctattctctcaaatcatcccaccttcaccttctccacagagtccaaaagactgttctttatatctgtgtctcttctgctgtcttgcatataaggtcaTCATTTCCATCTTGataaattccataaatatgtattaatacactgtatttgtgttttgctttcttacctattcactctgtataataggctccagtttcatcaacttaattagaactgattcaaatgcattctttttaatagctgaataatattccattgtgtatatgtaccactgctttcttatccattcatctgctgatgggcatctaggttgcttcatgtctagctattgtaaacagtgctgtgatgaacattagggtacatgtgtctctttcatttctggtttccttggtgtgtgtgcccaacagtgggattgctaggtcatatgggagttctatttccagtttttaaaggaatctccacactgttctccatagtggctgtactagtttgcattcctaccaacactgtaagagtgttcccttttcttcgcaccctctccagcatttactgtttgtagacattttgatagcagccattcttttCCGTGtcagatggtacctcattgtggttttgatttgcatttctctgataatgagtgatgttgagcatcttttcatgtgttgctagccatctgtatgtctacttcggagaaatgtctctttagttctttggcccattttttgattgggtcacttatttttctggtattgagctgcatgagctccttttatatttttgagactaattctttgtcagttgcttcatttgctattattttctcccattcagaaggctgtcttttcacgttGCCtagagtttccttcattgtgcaaaagcttaagtttaattaggtcccatttgtttatttttgcttttatttccattactttgggaggtgggtcttagaggatcctgctgtgatttatgtcagagagtgttttgcctatgttttcctctaggagttttatagtttctgatcttacatttagatttttaattcattttgagtttatttttgtgtatggtgttagaaagtgctctagtttcattcttttacaggtggttgaccagttttcccagcaccacttgttaaagagattgtcttttctatattatatattcttgcctcctttgtcagatataaggcgtccataggtgtgtggatttatctctgggctttctattttgttccattggtctatatttctgtctatgtgccagtaccatactgtcttgatggctgtagctttgtagtattgtctgaagtcaggaaggttgattcctccagttccattcttctttctcaagattgttttggctatttgaggttttttgtatttccattcaaattgtgaaattagtttttctagttctgtgaaaaatactgttggtagcttgatagggattgcattgaatctatagatcactttgggtagtatacttattttcactatgttgattcttccaatccatgaacatggtatatttctccatctatttgtgtcatcttttatttctttcatcagtgttttatagttttctctatataggtcttttgtttctttaggtagatttattcccaagtagtgtattattttcattacaatggtgaatggaattgtttccttaatttctctttctgttttctcattgttagtgtataggaatgaaagggatttctgtgtattaattttatatcctacaactttactatattcattgattagctctaataattttctggtggtgtcttaaggattttctatgtagaggaccatgtcatctgcaaacagtaagaattttactttttcttttccaatctggattccttttatttctttttcttctctgattgctgtggctaaaacttccaaaactctgGTGAATgataatggtgagagtgggcatccttgtctttttcctgactttaggggaaatgctttcaattttcaccattgaggataatgtttgctgtgggtttatcatatatggcttttattatattgaggtatgttccttctaagCATGATTTCTggagtgtttttatcataaatgggtgtcgagttttgtcaaaggctttctatGCATTTTTTATCAAGTAGATTTTGGCATTTTGGTTTCCTGTAATGCTGCTATGAAGTTCATATATAAGTCTCTGTATGGACATGCTTTCATTCCTCTTAATTGATAATCTGGGAGCAGATTTGCTGGATCACAAGATGTTGtcaactgaaattaaaaagaaaaaaaagacccaacctaaaatttgaattatgttttattcagtggacaaAACTGAGGGCTTAAGTTTGGGACATACATAGCATCTCCAATAACTCTGGTTGCTATTGAAATGGTGGGGAgtcaggatatataggagtttttcaACAAAGAGGAAGGTGGTCAGAACTTCAGAAGATGactgttaattaaggaaaaccagaatatctcaagttaaggaatttagcacgtTTCAgaatatgggaagatgcaagagcctAGGCTCATTGAAATCGCTCCTTTTGTATGCACGTGAGCTACCTGGAGCCAATATCCTGTGTTTTCTTGTCCTGCATTTTATGAGGGTGCACCATGGGGGAGAGGGTGACTGCTGTCTGATAAATTGACAGCAGGATTATATTTTTATCCTGAGTTCTCTCAGGGCTTACCATCAGGGAAGGCATAACATGATGGCCCAatggctgcaacatcctttgtttactaatatggcaggcaatatttttcatttacattatctatgtatttttttaaagaaattatctgttttccaaagtggtgaaCCATCTTAAATTGCTATTGGCACTGTGTGAGAAATCTGGTTCCACCATATCCTAAACAATTAGTTTGGtagtgttatttttcttttcaatctgaATTGAAGTGGCCTTAAAATTGCCTTAAGAAAAAGCCTTAAAGtgactttttctgtttttacccCTCTGAACAGAACCTCCAGTTTAGTGGAGAGGTGAATGCTAGTGTAAGTACCCTGTGGACAACAACAGATCATATGTTCCCTATGTACCATCCCTAGAACCTAGCACAAAACAAGCATGCCATAGGTGCTTTCTGGGTAGTCATTAAAGAGTTTGTAAGAGAGTCTTCTCTACCATGGTCAGATCTGTGATGTGGGGAGAAAGCTTTTAGTGTTCTGTGAGGAGTGATTCAGGTTGTGCAAGAATGTGAGGGACCACATAGGAGACCAGTCCAGGCAAGAAGCAAGGATGGCTTTGGGTGGTTATCAGGATGTGTTCAAGCAAGCTATCAATAACAAAGATAGGTGGGAAATGAAACCCAGCATTATGTCTGGTACACAAGTGGAACTCAAATACTTGTTCTGAGTGGTGAtgaaggagggaaggggaagaagaaTCAAAGTTAAATTTTACATGTAAATCAAAGAATCAAAGTTTTATGCTTTCCCAGTGGTAGTAGTGAGAATCCAGATAGACTATtggaaacccagtccagtattcttgcctggagaatccccatggacaaaggaacctggcaggctacagtccataaggtcgcagagtccaacactactgaagtgacttaggtaGACTAAACTTCCTCCCAAAATGTGTTGGCTCCTACTTAAAATAACTCTGAACACATAAAGTCATGTATAGTTAGCAGTATTTCTCTCATAAAACTGGATGATTCCATTTTGATCAAGTAATATTCATGATAATTCCTTTCTAAACCCCCTCTAAaattcatttctatattttagGTATAATAATCACTATCAAGTGACAAATGTCCTgtccataattttttaaaataacatcagcTTAAAATGATCAATTCTGAGACATTTCTGAGAAATGAACTATTTTATTTGATGTATGCTATAATTCCTTAATTAGGAATAGACAAGATAATTGAAATGGACTAATAAGGTCTAGTTTATAAGCTTAAACTTGATTTCCCTGGCACAGATCAGATAGAGTTGATTATTCAGTGTGCAAAAGATAGGATTGAGCAGGTTTTCTGATTGTGATGCTGGTTGCCTATGTAATAGTAATCTGCCCTTGTCTGTGTGTATATTGAGAGTGCAATTCATAGGAAAGAGGAAATGCCCTTGAGACCAGCTGGAGGTCTCACATCTAATCTTATTGGCTAAGAGTTATATTCAATATCTGACTGATAAATGAATATTTCCTGCCACATGAGTAAACAAGAATGTCACAGTCCTCAGCAACTGCAGCCTTCCCATGTGagctggtggagaaggaaatggcaacccactccagtattcttgcctagagaatcccgtggacagaggagtctggtgggctgctgtccatagggtcacacagagtcggatatgactgaagtgacttagcatgcatgcatgcattggagaaggaaatgccaacccaccccagtgttcttgcctggagaatactagGGACAGCACCctgctgtctacggggtcgcacagagtctgacacaactgaagaggcttagcagcagcagcagcagcaatgtgagCTGGTGAATCCTAAGGGCACTCAAAAAGGAGAATACCTGTGATCTAGTAGCTATCAGACCACCACAACCACTCCCTAAAGTGAGTGCCaaggaagctcaggatgtgaaaacacaggatactggccccacaTAGCTAAGATGCACataaaaggaatgatttcagtgggcCCAGACTCTTGTATATCCCCATtcatagaaaaacactaaattccttaatttgggatacctggttttccttaattaacaataatcttttgatgttcaaacTGAATACCTTTTGTTACAAAATTTCTGTATAACCTGGTCCTCCCCTTGCCTCCTTGAAGCAGTTCTGTCAGGGTTACTGGAGATGTGTCTCCCAggtttgaagtcctaaaaattcccatcaAAAAAGATATAACTTTCAACTTTAAggctgtgaatattttttaagtcaacaagaCACTGTGCAGATTAGTGCTTTGCCTCTACAGTCTTCTAGCAGATCATAGAAATCTGTTGGCAAAACTTGTGAGACTATTTCTAGAGACAGCAGACATTTATGGTATCtcctatattttaaatacttctgTTCTTCTGTCATCTGAGCCCTCTTCTAGAGATGAGAAAGTATTAATTTCATTAGCATAAGATAATTGGGAAAATATGAGTTTTAATTGACTAATATTGCCATGAAGAACATAGATGCTAAAAATAGAGAACAATGGCCCTTAACTGAGCTTAATATGTAGGGCATTAAGGGGACTTGACCAAGGAAGTCTGTAAAACAGGGAATAAAACAAATAGCAGAttgtaaaattttaatgtttgtaCTGAACCATACTATACCAAAACTTCGACCAGAATATTTAGAGAGCGGCATCATGGAAATGGCTTTGGGCTTGAAGTTAAGAAATATGAATCTATGAGATGTCTTGGTAGGATAGGTTGTATAGAAAGTATATGTGGAATATTATTGAATCCAGATTTTTACTGGAATATTAGCTATGCAGAACAAagaggactgatgtggaagcacAGGGTTTGGCCAGGGAAGTGGAAAAAATATGACAGCCTTACCAAGTGTCAGCCTTTGGGGCACAGAAGAGCAAAGATTACCTATTAGAAGAATTCCATGTTGGGTGAAATTGTACAGTTGATTTACTCAGTCAttggttaaagtgaaagtgaagtcgctcagttgtgtccgactctttgcaaccccatggactgtagcctaccaggctcctccgtctgtgggattttctaggcaagagtactttagtgggtggccatttccttcctcaggagctcttcctaacccagggatcgaacccaggtctcccgcattgcaaacagacgctttaccatctgagtcaccagggaagctccatcatTGGTTAGGACCATCCAAGTAAGACTTGCCCTTAAGTATCACTGTCTTGTTCATCAACTGGCTAAGATCATCACATACACAATAAAACCTCAGTTCAAAAATTAAGATGAATCCTGAAGAAGTTACTAACAAAAGGTTCCAGGTACATACTCCTTGTAGCTGTCTTAAGTTGTCCTTGCTTGAAGAGAAATTTGGTGCATCCACAAACATTGTGATACCAGCATATACCAACCATGAGTGCTAGTTTGATTAGGACTGTAGACTGATATAAGcctgatttttagttttttcttcagataaaatAATACACATTAACATAGCTGTATATAATTGCATTACAGAGGGCACTGGTCCACTAgtttttttgttactgttgttttgttGCTGTGGTTTAGCCCCACAATACTTAATTTAGAAGGATGACATCATGCTATGGTATTGAGTCAGGAGGGTTACTCTATAATAGATTAATAGGAATACTTTTCTCAGACAAATCAAAGGATGCTCAGGAAAGGGGATAGGAGTAAACAATGGCACCAGGTGAATGAAATTCAGGTGGCTAAATGTGACGTTTTCCACAGTGATGTATTCTGTAATACAACTAACCAGAGCCCCAGAGTCTACAGCTTGTGGTGGGCTTCTATGAATTCTCAGGTGCTCTGGACACAGCTGCACCTCCAAGCCAGAGACAAAGGTCCAAAAAGATTGGCTGCTTGTTTCAAATCCTTCTGTGTGACCTGCTTCTGAGCATGGACCTGTCACCAGCTGGAACATATAGGATCTTGAAATGTATAAGTGCCCAAAGAGGGAGAAGCTGTAGTAGTGGAGAGTTTCTTGGGGTAGAAGTCTGCCAACCAGAGTGGAGAATCCAATTTTTTCTATAATGCAAAGGTAATAGAACATCGTTCAACATTTTACTGAATTTCTCACTTCTTTTAGATGGAAGTGAGTGTGAGCTGAGTGACTATTTGGGATATAACTGAATGGACACAGGAAGGGCATCAGGAGGTCTAACTTTGTGCTTAATTCTTATTCCATCTTCTTTTATGACCCTAAGTTAATCCTTTTCTCACTTGATTTCATTAGAAGCTACTTGTTCTATTTAAACAAGTCTTTGATTATAAAGTCTTTTAATTTAAGTGATAATAGTTAACCTTGTAGGAATGTTTAGAAGAAGGCTCAAGAACACTTCCAGGGTTTAGTGATGTTCACTTCATCTGAACGGCAATTACATGGATGTATTTACTTGGGTGAGAAATTCATCAAGTTAtatctgtgtttaaaaaaaaaaacaacaacagcagtagTCTAGTAACCATGTTAAATCCTTACTGAACAAAAGGTCAAATAAAAGGATATTTCTGTCTCTCTTGCTTTGTGGTCATAATAGTAGGGGTTATCCGTTTCCAGAAGAAATCTGAGATGAAAAGTAACTGTTACTAGAAGAATAACAATAGTAACCTCAGCATTAAACCAGAATGGGTCCTTCTTCTAGTTAATCCTTATTAAATAATGATTTAATGtggattttttcttaaattaggCCTGAATACTTCATAGTTAAATTGTGTTGAGGCATTATGTATTTAATAAATTTGAGGCATTAGCAGAAAGCTATAGTTAGTTATCAAGACCTTAGAATCTTAGCAGCCATATTATTGCTCTGTGGTGATATTATTTCACATCACCATGAAACAGCTTATTAAGCTTGTCAGAACACAGAGAGACTAGAGCATATGAACCAGATTGCAATCTATCCTGTTGGAACAGATCACATTTAGATAAACGTAGCCCTTCATTTGTCATTAAACCAAACTTTCAATTATAGTAGGGCTATGTTTtaaaatgctgctgctaagtcgcttcagtcgtgtctgactctgtgtgaccccatagacggcagcccaccaggctcccccatccctgggattctccagacaagaacactggagtgggttgccatttccttctccaatgcatgagagtgaaaagtgaaagtgaagttgctcagttgtgtctgactcttagtgaccccatggactgcagcccaccaggctcctctgtccatgggattttccaggcaagagtactggagtgggttgccattgccttctctggttttaaaatgagaatgttCAAAATAGTTGAAGGTTAGGAAGAGGGAACTCATATGTCTTTGACACTGAACTCTTGTGGTTTCAGGCCATGATATTAGAGTTGGGATCCTCTGAAATATGGTGATATTTAATCCCTCCTCTTGAAGAAATGGAAGAATGAATTGGCAATTTTGAGATATAGTCCCTTGAACAAAATTGACAACAAAGAATATCCTACAAATATCAGTGCCAAAAGGGCTGTTAGACTGCTGTTTTAGAAAAGGAATCATAAGGGTATAAATTATACAACCATTTTGGAGAGTTATctggaaaaacttaaaaaatgaagttatgTGCAGGCTAAGAGTCAGCATTTCTACTAGTAGACATGATGTACATCAAATGTACAAAGATGTTTCATTCCAACATGGTAGTTATAATGGAATTAGGGTTATTTCTAGTTttcactgaaaacaaaaaaaaaaaaattgtgtgatcTTAAAAAGGATACTAAAACTAGTGGAAATGAGTGAAATAgaaagacatgactgaacatgagtTTACCTCACAAACATTTATTGGTGAA
Above is a genomic segment from Dama dama isolate Ldn47 chromosome 15, ASM3311817v1, whole genome shotgun sequence containing:
- the LOC133070413 gene encoding cyclin-C-like, whose amino-acid sequence is MAGNFWQSSHYLQWILDKQDLLKERQKDLKFLSEEEYWKLQIFFTNVIQALGEHLKLRQQVIATAMVYFKRFYARYSLKSIDPVLMAPTCVFLASKVEEFGVVSNTRLIAAATSVLKTRFSYAFPKEFPYKMNHVLECEFYLLELMDCCLIVYHPYRPLLQYVQDMGQEDMLLPLAWRIVNDTYRMDLCLLYPPFMIALACLHVACVVQQKDARQWFAELSVDMEKILEIIRVILKLYEQWKNFDERKEMATILSKMPKPKPPPNSEGEQGPNGSQNSSYSQS